CTTCTGTTGGGTCTTCTCAAAGATGCTACAGTTCTCACTGCAACTTGCTTTGTTATTTAGATCCTGCCAACTTCCCTGCTCCCACTGAGACCCCTGGGCAGTAAAATAACTATCATGTGAGAATCACCTCTGCTTTATAGAACTGGATAAAAAGCAgctaattatttaaaaaggcatGTCAATAAATAGCTGTTAATTAATGGTATTTATAAGATCGAGTTTTGAAACCTCAGTGGTGTAACTGCAAAGCAATATTTTACTGAGGTGTGTGTGGTAGGTTTGAGATGTCCCAATGTGGTGGTTTCCCATGCTGGTTCATTCCTAGTGAAGGCCATGCTTCCAAAGTGTAGCTGTGAATTTACAGCAATAAGGtactgtttgggttttgtggtttgtgggtattttttttcctttcttttttcttaaagacaaGTATAATACTTCTGATCAAGATCTGAGTCACACGTGCCCATGTGGCCTGTGTCGTGCTCTAATACTGATACAACTCTGTTTGAAAGACAGGCAGAAAGATAAAGAATCTGTTTTTTACATAGGTCTGAAGTCAGTTGCTCAGCCTTTTGCTTGCCAAATAGATCAGGAGATACCCCGCAGCATCCAGGGACGTGCACCCAAGATTAGACCCAGAATACcagaatgcatttttattctgtatataCTCCTTTTACTGGGTTGAATCACCCAAAGGTCTCTCGTTATAACAGGATAAGCAGCCAAAATGAGGACAAAGATGGAGACTCTGATAATGCAATCAGTGAACTGCCTCCCACTCTTCAGGATGTTTCCCCTGACAGAAGGCGGTCGTCTTCAGATGCATCACGGTCCACTTACAGCCTCACGAGGCGGATTTCAAGTAAGGTCGTCCTTCCAACATTAATGTAATTCTTGTGGGGAAGAAAATCAAACTGTAGCGCTTGCTCTTTCATCCTTTAGACAGGGAATCAAGTCAAGTTGAAGGTGCATTGATTAAAATCTCATCCTGTTCTGCAGGAACACAGTGGAAGGGGCCAGCcctgtttttcttgctgaagCACACACATAGTAATTGCATGTGAAAATGGACGGGGAGGAAAAGTGTAGCTGAGCTTGCACTTCAGCGTAACTAAGGGTGCTTTTAATTGTTGGCAATGTAATGGTGAAAAGTCCCGCTGGGGagcctgctgtgctgggcatTGCACAGACACAGAAGAGCTGTACCCAAAGAAGCACAAGTTGACTTGCACCTGTAATGGCTTCAGTTGAGTTTCTAACATcgtatttttgcatttctctcgTTTAGGTTTAGAGTCGAGGAGGCCAAGTTCTCCGTTAATTGATATTAAACCTATTGAGTTTGGAATAATAGGAGCTAAGAAAGAAATAGTTCAGCCAACTATCCTGCGAAAAACCTATACCCCAGATGactattttagaaaatttgaaCCAAGACTGTACTCTCTTGACTCAAATAGCGATGATATGGACTCCTTGACAGATGAGGAGATCTTATCGAAGTATCAGCTGGGCATGCTGCATTTTAGCACTCAATACGACCTGTTGCATAATTATCTAATAGTGCGAGTCATTGAGGCTAAAGATCTGCCTCCTCCAATTTCTTACGATGGTTCGAGGCAAGACATGGCTCACTCCAACCCCTACGTGAAGATCTGCCTTCTTCCTGATCAGAAGAACTCCAAGCAGACCGGAGTGAAACGCAAAACGCAGAACCCGGTGTTTGAAGAGAGGTACACATTTGAAATCCCCTTTTTAGAAGCCCAGAGAAGAACTCTGCTTTTAACCGTAGTGGATTTTGACAAATTCTCACGCCATTGTGTTATTGGCAAAGTGTCAATGCCCTTGAGCGATGTAGACCTTGTGAAAGGCGGACACTGGTGGAAAGCCCTTGTGCCTAGTTCTCAGGTAACAGAATTAATCAGATTATTGCCACAATTTTTCTCgctgtttttttgtgtggttccTTTGCTTGTTGGCAAGTGATGCAGTTTCTAATTCGTCATTGTCATCTTGTTAGTACAGCATCTGCTGGGTTGAAATAATGTTGGACCTATAACTGGTCTCATAGCTAATACTGTGAGGTAGAGGAGCTGTCCTCTTCATATTCGAAGGAGGTGGCATGACAAAAGATCCTATGTCAACTCTAATGAGAATAAATCAAGACTGCTTTGGAAGTCTGCACCTTTTGGAAGATCTTTCTTGTCACTGCAGTGACCTGCATCCGTTCCCAGTCACTGCAGTGACACTGTCCCATCTGGGTCACCCCTGTGGTTGTTAACATGACTGTGCCTTGGGAACACGAGTTGACCCACTGGTGACAGTTCAGTAATAATTTGATGCAAGAAAGTGTATAGAAGGCACAATATCTACAGGCTTACGGCATAACGCATAAGCAAAAAATTGCCAGGTAGTGGtagatttattttcatcatgTCCCTGAAGGACATAAACTTGCCATAGATTTTGTCTCATGTAAGTGGCATGTTGCATGCATGCAAGTTTGAGCATGCATTTTGGACTAGATTCAGCCATCAGATGGGATGGGAGGAGAGGGCATAGAGGGTCTGTGTGCTTCCATGTCTGTTCTCAGGATAGGGCCCTGGTCGGTGCCACCTCCTCTCCAGCCAGGAAAAGAGCTATTCAATGGGAAAATCTGAACTATGCAACCAGGAACAGCGGTTAGCTACCAAATTTGCTACTAGCCATATCACCCCCATAGAGGCACTGGACCCCATAAAAAGCCAAGCTAAGCGCTTGGCACGAGTGTCATCTCAGGCATTTGTGCTAAGGACAGGAGTACCACTCAGGGTTGGTATAACACAATTGCCTCTCCCAGTTCCTCACCAGCTCTGGAATTGCAATTTCTAAGTTTTAGAGCCTTCGCTGAATCAAAACCCTGCGTGAACTTGGATGGTTTCTTTGATTTTCATGTGTTCACAAAAAGGTGGCATAGCCAGAGGTATTAGATGAGATGAACAGTAAATCATTGACCTCACTGCTGATTTACGGTGTGGGTCCGAGACTCTGATTGGGAGTGGAAACTTGTGATCAGACACTTGTGTAAGTAAAATCCACCGAGCAGTGTTTATACATGAAGTCGGCTGGGTCTCTGACTCTGCTTTGCCCCCTCTCTGtgtgcagaggggctgcagagcaCTTTTACCTCTTGCTCTGACCTTCTGCAGTGTGTAAGGGAGAAGAAGATCAAGACCCCTGATAACTGCAAGAGAGCCCACTAGATTTGCTGTAATAGAAGGAGGAGTGTTACGGGATCAGCCTGAACATTATTCatgcaaaaaggaaagctttgaaAGTTGTGCACAAGTCAAAATCGTGGAATCCCTGAGTGTGTCTTTACATAGGACGAGTCTTCATGTCAGCGGCGTCCGCTTTGCTTGGTGGCAGTGGGAGGTGAGGGGACAGGTGTTACGGAATGGTTCATAAGGAAAATGAACACGGACAGATATTCCTGGGCTCCCCTTACTGCCTGGCCCTTTTCCCcaaatgtttatttacaaatgcctgcaataatttttttctttttggtatttGTGGTTCATCACGGGCTCTGCGTTGTCTATCTGAGGACAGAGCTCTCCTCTTTGCATCCCGTTATCCTCCCGTGATTTACACCATGCggccttgctttttttttccccctctgctttTGCATGATAAATACTTCTCTGTACTATGTATCTCTTTATTAGTAACATGGATTCATTCCACAGCTAATACAGACCTTGGTTAGACAAGATCATCTCTGCCTTCGTGTGCCAAGCTCAGAGccagcccttcctccctccctccctctccaaaGTTTCattgaaagctgctgctgttttcagcagtgctgtctGCTTCACCATTcaagataaattatttatgcagaaattggcatttctgatatttatgaaaagaaggagaaaaagagaaaactcccTTTGAATGGGCAGGCCTAACCTTACAAGCCTTTTGCATTTATCTGCTTGCTGTCATGTGGAAGAACTTAATTGAAGCAAAAAGTCCTTTGCACTTTGATTACTGAAGTGCCTTGTTTTGGTCTTTTCATACTTCCTTGTTCTTTTTGGCTGGGCCTTAGCTGACAGACTGCAACTGCAAAGAGAACAACAGTACTTGTACTAGGATACCCAGGGAGGATGTTTGGTATCATCTTCCCATGTTTTCTCAGTGATAAGGTTTTTAAAGTTCATTGAATAAGGTGTATTTTCTCTTAGTAGTGACTAAAGTTAAATGCATTGATCAAAGGGTTAAAATAAGCCCTGGAAGAAGTAAAACAATAAAGCTTATTActttgaaaaactgtattttaatgtctttcagTAACAGTGATGCTTGTGCTAGAAATTTGTGAGGCTTTTTTGATTGCTTAGTTGGAAGATTCTGCCTGTGGAATGATAGATTTGACATGTTGACAACTTTTTTCATACTTCTCACTTTTTTGCTTGATTAGTTGAGGGTCAGACAGCCTTTATTAGTTTCTTGTTGGATTGAACCTGAGTCAGTTCTGATCATGAGTTGATGAAAATTTTCCAGGCTGGGTTGGCTTCCCTGGGGCTCCgacacagagcagctgctggcagcagcacccccCCTGCGATAAAGATCGTGGTGGATAAAATGCTGAAGCAGGTGCTTGGAAAACCAGTAACAGGcgggagagaaaaacaaacaggcatAGACGTGCTATGTAAAGATGGAAGACAcaaaatacatgatttttttagttttttttttttactggcatTTATAGACAGAAACATGATGAGATGGAGGAAAGTGAATCCAGATGGCAGGAGAAGGTTTTGTCTTCATACAGGTGGGAGTGGGATGGGGCAAGATCtgtggaagagcagagaaagcagcCTAAATGGTATTGGCTAAGGTGAACTTCTGTTTGCACTTGCTGTATCCACCTGAAAGGCATTGCCATAGAGCGTGCCCATAAAGGCAGGTGCTGAGTCCTTGTCCCACCCTCGCGCTGAGCCCTGTCAAGCCCAGAGCTGGGACACTGCCTCAGCACTGCACTGTGCCAGCACGAGTGAGCCCTGCTAAAAAAGATGGGGATGCCAGCAATCTCTTGGTGCCTGTGGCATCAGCAGGGATGGGTGGGTTTCTCCCAGGCTGAGGCATGGTCCAGCTTCTGCAGCCAATGACTCCATTGACTCCACTGCAAGCTGGACCAGGATAAGCTCCTTAGGGCTGTGAGATGGGATGTATGGCTCCTCAACAGGTGAAAGCCCACCATCATTAATAGCAGAATATCTTTGTTACCACCTCATGGAGTTGCTCGTTAACTAACAGCCTGAGAACTTCCCTCGTGTGTAACAAGGCGGGCTGTGCAGCATTGCCGTGCTTGCTATGTTGGGAATGGGTTGAGAGAACCTGAATACAGGTAAGCAACGTGCTATCCTCTCAGCCTTGAGGAATCAGCGCAATAAAACACTTGATGCTAAGATTCAGGCAAAAGACCATATCTGTGCATAAGTGCTTTTTTAGCTTGGATCGTGTGTTCAGCACTTGGTGGCATTGAGTCCaaagctggggagctgctgtccAGTACATCATCAGGGCCAGCAACTAAGCAGAAGGACTTATTCCCTACAGAAAATGTCAATGCAGGTATTGCCAAATTCTTTATCCCTGGAAGTTCTGGGAGGCTTTTTCTTGCAGAGTAATTAATGTGTTTCTAAAGCGCGGTAGCTGCTCATGGAGTAGTGCTTGAGTCCAGTCCCCATAGGAACACTCTGCGCTCCTTAAATATCCCCTTAAACGTGTGTGGCTTTGCTTAATTACCATGAGTGAAGTTGGCAGGCCTTGCTGTAGCTGGGCTCAGATTCACACATTTTGCCGTTAAGATTAATTCTGAAACACATGTTCAGGACCCCAAGTTTTATTGACATATGATTCATTTCTCTTTTGGCAGATTTGAGTGGGCAGGAATAAATGTTTCAGACCAGCAGTAATGAGAGCTTGGAGATCATTCTgcgaaagaaaaaaaaaatgcctggTTGTGGTGGGAAAATAGCATAAAAAATCCTTCTCCCCTTAACTTAAGCCATTTTTATAGTAGAGGGGGTATGTATTGGACTTGCTTTTTTAACTTTGTACTATGAGTGCACTAGAATGACAGTCATTTAAGGAGCTGTCAGCTTTTTACGTTCAAAATGGTATGTGCTTCACAAAATGGAGTGGCTTTCCTATGGCAGCTCTCTACAATTTTTGATTGCCCTTTCAGGGACAAGCCTACAAGTACTGCACTGTGGTTCTTACCGTGCCTTGgttgggaaggaaaagggagaaaggaattTGAAATTCAGGTAATGAGTCATTTCGGAGCATTTCTTTTGGGTCTTACATTGAAATCTGCCGTGCAGCCAGGTGGTTATGGTGTGTGCCTTGGAGGCCTCCAGTTGTGCGTGTACCAGGTTTGTCCTCGGCACCCTTGTTCCTCGGCTTATCCATTGCAACCCTGAGAAGGAGCCATCCTTGGGGAACGTGGACGATGCCTTGCGTTTGGTAGTGCAGCatattattgaaaataatgCCAGCACCCCTCTCGTTACAGGCGTAAAGCATTGGACTGATGGAAAAGTGGCCAGGCAGAGACTTGGTTCAGAGTTGACCCAACAGTTGACTCGGGGCTGTGTGTGTCAGTGTGGAACAGGGGTCTGCGTTCATGACAGTCATGGGAAATTAAATATGGAAGCGAGTGTTGTcagggctttttccttttcttcctttttttctttttagctgtcCAAAAGCTTGGTGGCTGCTTAATTAAAGGAATGACGCAGAATCACTGATGATGAAGTGGCTTGGTTACATGGGGGTCTGCTTGCTCGTTAACGGGATGCTAAAATCAACCTGGCAGCTTACCCGTGTCCGGTGGGAGAGATGCCCTGGGAAAGCCTGGCTGGAGGCGGGATGCCACCACCCTGCAGGTCACCGGAGCTGAGGGAACAGTGATGGCATGCTGTGAAGGGCGCTCATCTGCCCCCCCCGCCTTCCCAGGAAAGgctcagcagcagtgcagcaggCCTCTGGGTTTTCACACTCCTTCCCCATGTCGTCTTGTCTCCTGACAACATTTTTTGCTCTTAACCTGTGATTTGCTGTCATGTTTTGGCCTGTGGCATTCTACCATCTTTCTTTCactgtatctttattttttgccagatccatttcacttgcttttgtcctccctttccttttccagtctTTAAAGCTCCAGCACtgagaaatttttcttcttgctcattttctcttctttatccTTATccatctcttctgtttccagctgCCATCTCAGTCACCTCATCCCTTCCCCTCTGTGCTGTTCACTCCTTGCCCTTTCTGCAGAGGGCTGGGATGTTGTGGGGTTTATTTTGCTGAGGAGGAGCCCAGaggagggggtggtgggggcCATGGGCAGGACGTCTCCGTAGGAAGTCTTCTCTCACCTGCCCAAAGGTCTTTGCCCAAGAGGGGCTTTCTCCAGGCCGTGCAAACTGATGCAAAGCCACTTAGACTTTTAGAAAGGGTTTTGTGACTCTTTTCACCGTGTGTCTACTCAGCATCTGTTACATAGGTAATGTTGTTCTTATGCATTggtaagtatatatatatttttttttccaggttccGGTCCTTAATAGCTCAGCCTTCACAAAATGATTGCTGTGTGTCACAGGATGCTGTAGAAAGCCTGTTAGAGCAAACTGTTCTAAACCATCAGTTTTCTAATGTGCCTGGAGGTACCATCACAGATAACCttgagaaggaaaatcaatCTCAAACTTCATTAGGAGCGTTGCATAGATGTCTGTGCTGATGTAATGTGCTCTGGTTCCTGTCGGGAACCGGGGAGGGTTTCAGCTGCAGAATTTTGCTGGTCTTGTAGCAATGCACAGCAAACAGTCTGGGGGGGGCTGTGAGGAAAGAATTGCCCTGATTCAAACAAGATGTGCAAATGGCATTAATTAAAAACTCCTCTTCCCTTGAGGTAGCCTCTTTGTGTTTCAgagatgacagaaaagaaaaaaaaccttcttgcGTGTGTCTGGTTCAACCTAAACGGTAACTGCAGAAGGCAAGCCCAAGGCTGCAAATCCAAACGCCTGGCTGTGTAATACAGCTGCAGAGGAACAGCCAGGAGTGAAATGTTAATCAGAGCTTCAGGAGAGTCTCAGACATCCCAGGCTTGGTGTCAGTCCGGCACCTCATCAAACAGGAAATTGCTTTTCCAGGGTCATCTGGGATCTCGGCACAAATCAGCGCGTCATCAGCATAATAATGGCAACTAAGATGATGCCTTTGCATGGCGGTGCCCGAGGGGCACCTCTGCACGCTGTGTTCTGGGGGCAAAATATTCAAGGCGAAACCAACAGCATTTTAGTTTCCTGATGAAAAGACCtaggaaaagtaaaattcaggCACTTCCTTTCCCTGCCGTGAACAATGTGCCGATGACACCTCTCATCCATAAGCAGCCCTCTCCTCCACTCAGCCCCCGTGCGAGTCGGAGGTTTGGGGCGGCTCCAGTGTGTGGCAAAACAAAAGCCACGCTTCCGTGCCTGCAGTCCCCCAGCAAGACGTGTCTTAACACCATCGATGCCGATAAACAAGGTGATGGGCGTGGGTGTCAATGGTTATGGCAACACGGAGTCTTTCCAAGGTGCAGGTGAGCTCAGTGGGTCTGTGGCTGGAGGAGCACCCTGGGCAGCTCCTGTGGCCCCACGAGCCACCTGAGACCTCTGTGGCCACTCATCCCTCCCTGAGCTGAGTCTCCTGCCTGACCCGTAACACGAAGGGTCCTGTTTCTCCATCTCACAGTGGACCCCACTGTGCCCCCCAGTTATCTCCATTTTGCCCGCTGAGCCAGCAAGTCCATTAAGCCGCAGCTCTGTCTGCATCTTCATCTTCATCTCCGACACAAACCGTGCCACCAGCGTGTCTTATTAGCAAGACTGCCACATCACGCCACGGCGTGAGCTTGTTGGGGAAAGCACGGGGAATTAAAACCTGAGGAGGTATGCCTTGTACCTTGGGCTTCTTGGAGCAACCCGTTAATTCCTTTCTTGTTTGCAAATGATGACAGGTAGCCAAAGAACAGGAGGAGGCTAGCGAGAGTGGTGCAGCACGGCACGGTGGAGGCAGTGCCGCTCCGATGTGCCGGGGAGGAACGCGTGGTGGCTGCTGGCcactgatttgttttctcaagTGCTTGACGTCCCCTCAGGCACCGTGGCAGGATTTGAAGCACGTTTCCTAGATCCTTGCAGCTAAGCTAGAAATAACGCGTTTATAAGATCAGAGGCAGTTCACTGCTCAAGTTAAGTGCCTTGAAAAGGCTGAGTCACCTGTACTGGGAGGTGAGCTATCCGGGGATCGGggtttccttctgaaaacacCTTTTGTTATCGCTGTAAACAGTGCGGTGCTCTGCCTGCAGCgaggctgctgctttcctgctggcTGTGAGCGCACCCGTCCTGCTGTGGCCTCTGGGTTGGATTGTATGTTCCTTCCCTTAAAATAACGAACAGAAATCTGGGCATGCTTGAAAAGCATTAAGGGGCAGAAGGGGAAAGTAAGCCGGATCTGAGACTCATTAAAGCTGGTGGTAGTCTGtcttctgacttcagtggatCACACTTACGGAGTATAGCATTTTATATCTCACCTTACTCAAATTTAAGCCCAGATAGTCAAAGAGATTTGTCTAGAGGTGCCGATATCCCTGTTAGGTTAGGTCCTATGGAAAATCAGGGGTTTAG
Above is a genomic segment from Ciconia boyciana chromosome 13, ASM3463844v1, whole genome shotgun sequence containing:
- the SYT17 gene encoding synaptotagmin-17 codes for the protein MAYIQLEPINEGLLARISDLLLCRWTCRNCCQKCFDCSCCQTNEDEVEILGPFPAQTPAWLISSQNEDKDGDSDNAISELPPTLQDVSPDRRRSSSDASRSTYSLTRRISSLESRRPSSPLIDIKPIEFGIIGAKKEIVQPTILRKTYTPDDYFRKFEPRLYSLDSNSDDMDSLTDEEILSKYQLGMLHFSTQYDLLHNYLIVRVIEAKDLPPPISYDGSRQDMAHSNPYVKICLLPDQKNSKQTGVKRKTQNPVFEERYTFEIPFLEAQRRTLLLTVVDFDKFSRHCVIGKVSMPLSDVDLVKGGHWWKALVPSSQNEVELGELLLSLNYLPSAGRLNVDIIRAKQLLQTDMSQGSDPFVKIQLVHGLKLTKTKKTSCMRGTIDPFYNESFSFKVPQEELENASLVFTVYGHNVKSSNDFIGRIVIGQYSTGAPESNHWRRMLNAHRTAVEQWHSLRSREECDRVSPASLEVT